From one Eucalyptus grandis isolate ANBG69807.140 chromosome 9, ASM1654582v1, whole genome shotgun sequence genomic stretch:
- the LOC104418646 gene encoding serine carboxypeptidase-like 18 codes for MLHLLLQLLLLISNVGPSQSAIVESLPGFPGELPFKLETGYVGVGELEEVQLFYYFIESERSPKDDPLLLWLTGGPGCSSLSGLIYEIGPMQFDFSSSSGTKPILKYNPYSWTKIANIIFLDAPVGTGFSYATTPTAYNISDTSSAAQTYEFLRKWLVSHPSFLANPLYVSGDSYSGVVIPIVVKNIQDGIEAGRQPQMNLQGYTLGNPVTCEKKDKSFRIPQANKMALVSDELYETTKTDCNGDFQNVDPTNGACLIDLEMVSLCLEKIFFLQILEPSCSLISPNHTRLKWSRSILEEDTVNVISMLQQSKPWCRSYNYIYSYIWANDEKVREALGVREGTTQEWTRCSSTLSYTKDVLDAVVYHEYLSEKTLRALVYSGDHDLAIPYMATLNWIRSLNLTLEGSWSPWFVEGQIAGYSILYLKNSKYDLTFTTIKGAGHTAPEYKPKQCLAMVDRWFSYYPL; via the exons ATGTTGCACCTCCTACTTCAGTTGCTGCTCTTGATCTCCAATGTCGGACCATCACAATCGGCCATCGTCGAGAGCCTCCCGGGCTTCCCTGGAGAGCTTCCCTTCAAACTTGAAACGGG ATACGTAGGGGTAGGAGAGCTGGAGGAAGTGCAGCTATTCTACTACTTCATCGAGTCCGAGAGGAGCCCCAAGGACGACCCTTTGTTGCTTTGGCTCACCGGCGGTCCTGGTTGCTCCTCTTTGTCCGGCCTCATCTACGAAATAG GTCCGATGCAGTTTGATTTTTCAAGTTCCAGCGGAACTAAACCGATATTGAAGTATAATCCTTACTCCTGGACAAAG ATAGCCaacataatatttttggatGCACCTGTGGGCACGGGATTTTCATATGCAACGACACCGACGGCGTACAACATTAGTGATACTTCCTCCGCAGCACAAACGTATGAGTTCTTAAGAAAG TGGCTTGTGTCTCACCCCAGCTTCCTCGCAAATCCGCTTTACGTCAGTGGTGATTCTTATTCCGGTGTCGTTATCCCTATCGTTGTTAAAAATATACAGGATG GAATTGAAGCTGGACGCCAGCCGCAAATGAATCTC CAGGGTTATACGCTAGGCAATCCGGTGACTTGTGAGAAGAAGGACAAGAGTTTTAGAATTCCACAAGCTAACAAGATGGCTCTCGTATCGGATGAACTTTACGAG ACGACGAAAACAGATTGCAATGGAGATTTCCAGAATGTAGATCCCACCAACGGAGCCTGTCTAATTGACCTTGAAATGGTGTCGCTA TGCCTCGAGAAgatattttttcttcaaatactAGAACCGTCATGTAGTCTCATATCTCCTAACCACACAAGGTTAAAGTGGAGCAGAAGCATACTCGAAGAGGATACCGTCAACGTCATTTCGATGCTTCAACAGTCCAAGCCATGGTGTCGG TCCTATAACTATATATACTCTTACATTTGGGCCAATGATGAGAAAGTCCGAGAAGCCCTTGGCGTACGAGAG GGCACGACGCAAGAGTGGACTAGATGCAGTTCGACTCTATCTTACACAAAGGACGTTCTTGATGCTGTAGTTTATCATGAATACCTTTCTGAGAAAACCCTCCGTGCCCTTGTTTACAG TGGTGATCATGACTTGGCTATCCCGTACATGGCTACATTGAATTGGATAAGATCACTCAATTTAACTTTAGAAGGTTCGTGGTCGCCTTGGTTCGTCGAAGGTCAAATAGCCGG ATATTCtattttgtatttgaaaaaTAGCAAGTACGATCTTACGTTCACAACGATTAAG GGAGCGGGACACACAGCTCCAGAGTATAAACCGAAACAATGTCTTGCAATGGTAGACAGATGGTTCTCGTACTACCCTCTCTAG